The Candidatus Binatia bacterium genome includes the window GCGGGCGTCGCGCAGGATCTTCTCGATCGGGTACTCGCGGGTGAGGCCGTTGCCCCCGAAGACCTGGAGCGCCGCGCTGGCCACCTCGAAGGCCGTGTTCGTGCAGAAGACCTTGGACGCGATCGAGTACTGGAGGAGCGGCGGCTGGGTGGTGTTGTGGACGAACACCCGGCGCGCGAGCGAGCGGGCTGCCTCGACCTCGGTGAACATCCGGAACAGCCGCGCCCTGACCACCTGGTGCGCGAAGATCGGCACTCCCCCCTGCACCCGCTCGCGCGCGTAGTCGAGGGCCAGCTCGAGCGCCGCCCGCGCGGTCCCGACGAAGATCGCGCCCATCGACGCGTTGGCCATCGTCAGCACCATCTCCACGATCGTCGAGTAGGCCTCCTTGCCGACCACCATGTAGTCGGCCGGGATGCGCACG containing:
- a CDS encoding acyl-CoA dehydrogenase, whose translation is VRIPADYMVVGKEAYSTIVEMVLTMANASMGAIFVGTARAALELALDYARERVQGGVPIFAHQVVRARLFRMFTEVEAARSLARRVFVHNTTQPPLLQYSIASKVFCTNTAFEVASAALQVFGGNGLTREYPIEKILRDARASMIEDGCNEVLSLVGAAKL